The Lujinxingia vulgaris genome includes a region encoding these proteins:
- a CDS encoding type I restriction enzyme subunit R domain-containing protein yields MANISEHSRQLAEALKAKKPIIVTTLHKFPVIADQVEELSGRRFAVIVDEAHSSQSGEMAAQMKNILSPDGPGEVGDEASDETMGDEAADVYALAYAAALQRGRRKNLSFYAFTATPKYKTLELFGHQDEAGEPAPFHLYSMKQAIEEGFVLDVLQNYTTYKTYYGLVKQVEEDRVLDKRKASRELARFISLHPHDLSQKTEVMVEHFRQNVMRKIGGRARAMVVTRSRRHAVRYRKAFDAYIKAQGYERDIKVLVAFSGSIEDQGQTHTEVEMNGGISERELPERFAEDPYRILIVANKYQTGFDQPLLHTMYIDRTLHGIQAVQTLSRLNRTMAGKEETFVLDFANRREDILESFKPYYEATAIEERLDPQKLYELQTTLDAFRIYYPEEVKAFGEIFFRANHSKRDHGKLNGCLAPASDRFNVESEEVQNEFLSTLTSYLRVYAFLSQVVPFGDAKLEMLYVFGRMLARHLKTNRDPGEALELGDDVALKYYRLEKLEEGAIGLVGDGKVRGPSDVGTGSEDKEKKVELSRLIDTLNQRLGTEFKEADQLFFDQIEAEMRAHQVVQEAALANDRENFGYSARDVLEDVLLGRHEQNGAIIDRIFDEENRIYGETVIRLLLDRAYEGIREGEGEAV; encoded by the coding sequence GTGGCCAATATCAGCGAGCATTCGCGCCAGTTGGCCGAGGCGCTGAAGGCCAAAAAGCCCATTATTGTGACCACGCTGCATAAGTTTCCGGTGATCGCCGATCAGGTGGAGGAGCTCAGCGGGCGGCGCTTTGCGGTGATTGTGGATGAGGCGCATAGCTCGCAGTCTGGCGAGATGGCAGCGCAGATGAAGAACATCCTCTCGCCAGATGGGCCGGGGGAGGTGGGGGATGAGGCGTCGGATGAGACGATGGGGGATGAGGCGGCCGATGTATACGCGCTGGCCTATGCGGCGGCGTTGCAGCGGGGGCGGCGCAAGAATCTGAGCTTTTATGCGTTCACCGCCACGCCCAAATACAAGACCCTGGAGCTTTTCGGACATCAGGATGAGGCGGGGGAGCCGGCGCCCTTCCACCTCTACTCGATGAAGCAGGCCATCGAGGAGGGGTTCGTGCTGGACGTGCTGCAGAACTACACGACCTACAAAACCTATTACGGGCTGGTGAAGCAGGTGGAGGAGGATCGGGTGCTCGATAAGCGCAAGGCCTCCCGGGAGCTTGCGCGCTTTATCTCACTGCATCCGCACGACCTCTCGCAGAAGACCGAGGTGATGGTCGAGCATTTCCGCCAGAACGTGATGCGCAAAATTGGCGGGCGAGCGCGGGCGATGGTGGTGACACGCTCGCGGCGTCATGCGGTGCGCTACCGCAAAGCCTTTGACGCCTACATCAAGGCGCAGGGCTACGAGCGCGACATCAAGGTGCTGGTGGCGTTCTCGGGCAGCATCGAAGACCAGGGGCAGACGCATACCGAGGTGGAGATGAACGGCGGCATCTCGGAGCGGGAGCTTCCGGAGCGCTTTGCCGAGGACCCCTATCGGATTTTGATTGTCGCCAACAAATACCAGACCGGCTTCGACCAGCCTCTCCTGCACACCATGTACATCGACCGGACCCTCCACGGGATTCAGGCCGTGCAGACCCTCTCTCGCCTCAACCGCACGATGGCCGGGAAGGAGGAAACTTTTGTGCTGGATTTTGCGAACCGGCGCGAAGACATCCTGGAGTCGTTCAAGCCCTATTACGAGGCCACGGCCATCGAGGAGCGCCTCGACCCCCAAAAACTCTACGAGCTGCAGACCACGCTCGACGCGTTTCGCATCTATTACCCGGAAGAGGTGAAGGCGTTTGGCGAGATCTTCTTTCGCGCCAACCACAGCAAACGCGACCACGGGAAGCTCAACGGCTGCCTGGCGCCAGCGTCGGATCGTTTCAACGTGGAGAGCGAGGAGGTGCAGAACGAGTTTTTAAGCACGCTCACCTCGTATCTGCGCGTGTACGCCTTCCTCTCGCAGGTGGTGCCCTTTGGCGACGCCAAACTGGAGATGCTCTACGTGTTCGGTCGCATGCTCGCCAGGCACCTGAAAACCAACCGCGACCCCGGCGAGGCGTTGGAGTTGGGGGACGACGTGGCGCTGAAGTATTACCGGCTGGAAAAGTTGGAGGAGGGCGCCATCGGACTTGTGGGCGATGGCAAAGTGCGCGGCCCGAGCGATGTGGGGACCGGGAGTGAAGACAAAGAGAAGAAGGTCGAGTTGTCGCGGTTGATCGACACGTTGAATCAGCGGTTAGGGACGGAGTTCAAAGAGGCGGACCAGCTCTTCTTCGACCAGATTGAGGCGGAGATGCGCGCCCATCAGGTAGTGCAGGAGGCCGCCCTGGCCAACGACCGCGAGAACTTTGGCTACTCCGCGCGCGACGTGCTGGAGGATGTGCTGCTGGGGCGGCACGAGCAGAACGGGGCGATCATCGACCGGATTTTTGATGAGGAGAATCGGATTTATGGCGAGACGGTGATCCGGTTGTTGTTGGATCGGGCGTATGAGGGGATTCGGGAGGGGGAGGGGGAGGCGGTGTGA
- a CDS encoding RCC1 domain-containing protein, with protein MDTSPLCDDSEPDCENGVWIIVDAGDVGDVDSDTDADVNPDVEPDTDTDLPPDLSLELTGGEESPYVIDEATGVVSFDAACAPDGCTLDACTLSFEGGEAVALESCTETIELTTAELNAEGSWTLTVNATLDEQNESTSTTFDVRYAFDAGIEGLAIGEHTFSHPPELESFCTREDCELTIACTDAEGGELACEDLAFPEGEASVNISLIACAAGLEPEHCLGEQTYNFAFVPPTWTQVATGAAHSCGMLDDGTLWCWGNNGSGRLGDGFSTQRDQPTRVAGDGVWIHVSAGGQHTCGIKEGGSLWCWGDNAAGQVIPGSGSDSSYPTPQDVSEGLTWTQVATGTAHTCAITSDEALYCWGRDETSQLGTGTATNGRVRVRIDGSIERFVAVAAGDAHTCAVTADDANAWCWGSAGEGRLNGDPDAGSGPVKVQGVPGLSSSVTTMVATGGAHSCAIVIGSSADQLFCWGSDSFGQVGHNISPTVMTVVGLSDAEMVSAGKDHTCAVAAGAAYCWGNNAYGQLGRSGGNEPAQVSEPATGWLDIAAGGEHSCGIADGMMRCWGLNTVGQLGHTGSGSNPTPIAWPYTP; from the coding sequence GTGGATACATCACCTCTCTGTGATGACAGCGAGCCGGATTGCGAAAACGGCGTTTGGATTATTGTTGATGCCGGGGATGTAGGCGACGTCGACTCTGACACTGACGCTGATGTTAATCCTGACGTTGAGCCCGACACCGACACCGACCTCCCTCCCGACCTCAGCCTGGAACTCACCGGTGGCGAGGAGAGTCCCTATGTCATCGACGAGGCCACGGGCGTTGTGAGTTTTGATGCGGCCTGCGCCCCCGATGGCTGCACCCTGGACGCGTGCACGTTGAGCTTTGAGGGCGGTGAAGCCGTGGCGCTTGAGAGCTGCACGGAGACCATCGAACTGACCACCGCCGAGCTCAACGCCGAGGGCAGCTGGACGCTTACCGTGAACGCCACCCTCGACGAGCAAAACGAGAGCACGTCGACGACCTTTGATGTGCGCTACGCCTTCGACGCGGGCATTGAGGGGCTTGCGATCGGCGAGCACACGTTTAGCCATCCGCCTGAGCTTGAGAGTTTTTGCACCCGCGAGGATTGCGAGCTCACCATCGCCTGCACCGACGCCGAAGGTGGCGAGCTGGCATGCGAGGATCTGGCCTTCCCCGAGGGCGAGGCCAGCGTCAACATCAGCCTGATCGCCTGCGCCGCGGGTCTGGAACCGGAGCATTGCCTGGGCGAGCAGACCTACAACTTCGCCTTCGTGCCCCCTACCTGGACGCAGGTCGCCACCGGCGCCGCCCACTCCTGCGGGATGCTCGACGATGGCACACTCTGGTGCTGGGGCAACAACGGCAGCGGTCGCCTGGGAGACGGGTTTAGCACCCAGCGCGATCAGCCCACTCGAGTGGCCGGCGATGGCGTGTGGATCCATGTGAGCGCGGGTGGGCAGCATACCTGTGGGATTAAGGAGGGGGGGAGTTTGTGGTGTTGGGGCGACAACGCCGCGGGACAGGTCATTCCAGGATCTGGCAGCGACTCATCTTATCCTACGCCGCAAGATGTAAGTGAAGGTTTGACCTGGACGCAGGTTGCCACCGGAACGGCACATACCTGTGCCATTACCAGTGATGAAGCGCTTTATTGTTGGGGGCGTGATGAGACGAGTCAGCTCGGAACCGGCACGGCAACCAACGGTCGGGTGCGGGTGAGGATTGACGGGAGCATCGAGCGCTTTGTAGCCGTCGCCGCCGGCGATGCGCATACCTGCGCGGTGACGGCGGACGATGCGAATGCGTGGTGTTGGGGGAGTGCGGGGGAAGGGCGGCTCAACGGGGATCCGGATGCGGGCTCGGGGCCGGTGAAGGTGCAGGGGGTTCCGGGATTGTCGAGTTCGGTGACGACGATGGTGGCGACGGGCGGAGCGCATTCGTGTGCGATTGTAATTGGTAGTTCTGCAGACCAACTTTTTTGCTGGGGTAGCGACTCTTTTGGGCAGGTTGGACATAATATTAGCCCAACGGTGATGACGGTAGTGGGACTGTCTGACGCCGAGATGGTCTCTGCGGGTAAGGACCACACCTGTGCCGTCGCTGCGGGGGCGGCATATTGTTGGGGCAACAACGCGTATGGTCAGTTAGGTCGTTCTGGTGGCAACGAGCCCGCTCAAGTTAGCGAGCCAGCTACGGGGTGGCTCGACATCGCTGCCGGCGGTGAGCATTCGTGTGGGATTGCTGACGGTATGATGCGTTGCTGGGGACTTAATACCGTAGGCCAACTGGGCCACACCGGTAGTGGCTCCAACCCAACCCCCATCGCCTGGCCCTACACCCCTTAA